A single window of Lutzomyia longipalpis isolate SR_M1_2022 chromosome 1, ASM2433408v1 DNA harbors:
- the LOC129796785 gene encoding DNA-binding protein Ewg isoform X3 translates to MDTSEEAIEMIEDAAITGASDDDDGSPSSPESAYDDGKDLMNIAMGDDVTAQLAAAGPVGVAAAAAIASAKKKKRPHSFETNPSIRKRQQNRLLRKLRQTIFEFATRVGQQAIVLVATPGKPNTSYKVFGAKPLEDVVKNLKSIVMEELETALAQQAPPPPQEDPSLFELPPLIIDGIPTPVEKMTQAQLRAFIPLMLKYSTGRGKPGWGRESTRPQWWPLELPWANVRMDARTEEEKQKISWTHALRKIVINCYKYHGREDLLPAFSEEDEKANILATSNATTTTASNYTQNMLQTITNADGSLSIIHVDPSNSIITLPDGTTAQVQGVALTTQGEGTTVHTVQGIEGNGQTENMTVDLTEAGLGQENQLIITGEDGQGYPVSVSGMITVPVSSMYQMVANIQHLHQNGDGTVCLTPIQVPQSQLHTSLRHLSGNKVIHATINAAAMAKGLTGQTSSLIYQIKQEATAPTETPSNNNNNNNNHLQGSGGGGVGGGGIPNGATVSVFEPKEEPEESRCNSSAIGHTDSSQPQAIIDSEGNLIIQMRTAPAPPTTTASAAVAAHSTPAQPIKVDFEP, encoded by the exons ATGGATACGTCCGAGGAGGCGATCGAGATGATTGAGGATGCCGCCATCACGGGCGCCTCGGATGATGACGATGGGAGCCCCAGTAGTCCCGAGAGCGCCTATGATGACGGCAAGGATCTCATGAATATCGCCATGGGGGACGATGTGACGGCGCAATTGGCAGCAGCTGGTCCCGTGGGGGTGGCAGCAGCTGCTGCCATTGCgtctgcaaagaaaaagaagcgcCCCCATTCATTTGAGACGAATCCCTCAATCCGCAAACGACAGCAGAATCGTCTTCTGCGCAAACTGAGG caaACGATCTTTGAATTTGCCACGAGAGTTGGTCAGCAGGCTATTGTCTTAGTGGCAACGCCCGGAAAACCAAATACCAGCTACAAA GTTTTCGGCGCTAAACCACTGGAGGATGTGGTTAAGAACCTCAAAAGTATTGTCATGGAGGAACTGGAGACAGCCCTGGCACAGCaagcaccaccaccaccgcaGGAAGATCCATCGCTCTTTGAGCTTCCACCGCTTATAATTGATGGCATCCCAACGCCAGTGGAGAAGATGACGCAGGCTCAGCTACGAGCCTTCATTCCTCTCATGCTCAAGTACTCAACGGGTCGTGGAAAGCCAGGCTGGGGGCGAGAATCCACACGGCCACAGTGGTGGCCGTTGGAGCTGCCCTGGGCCAATGTTCGTATGGATGCACGCACAGAGGAGGAGAAGCAGAAGATCAGCTGGACTCATGCATTGCGCAAGATTGTCATTAATTGCTACAAATATCACGGCAGAGAGGACCTCTTGCCGGCATTCTCCGAAGAAGACGAAAAGGCCAACATTCTGGCTACGTCCAATGCCACAACGACTACAGCATCCAAC TACACACAAAATATGCTACAGACCATCACAAATGCCGATGGATCATTGTCAATAATCCACGTGGATCCCAGTAATTCAATAATAACACTTCCAGATGGAACAACAGCACAAGTCCAAGGAGTTGCG TTGACGACCCAAGGTGAAGGAACCACCGTGCACACAGTTCAGGGTATTGAGGGTAATGGACAGACGGAGAATATGACGGTTGACCTGACAGAAGCTGGCTTGGGTCAGGAGAATCAGCTAATCATCACAGGGGAAGATGGTCAAGGGTATCCGGTGTCTGTGAGTGGCATGATTACAGTTCCTGTGTCCTCCATGTACCAGATGGTGGCAAATATACAGCACCTGCATCAGAATGGCGACGGCACTGTGTGCCTCACCCCAATTCAGGTACCCCAGTCTCAATTACATACTAGTCTACGGCATCTTAGTGGCAATAAGGTCATCCATGCGACCATCAATGCTGCTGCCATGGCAAAGGGTCTCACGGGGCAGACGTCGAGTCtcatttatcaaattaaacaaGAGGCCACGGCACCCACAGAGACCCCGAGCAAtaataacaacaacaacaataaTCACCTCCAGGGCAGTGGCGGCGGCGGCGTCGGTGGTGGTGGTATCCCCAATGGGGCGACGGTATCAGTGTTTGAGCCAAAGGAAGAGCCGGAGGAGAGTAGGTGCAATAGTAGTGCCATAGGGCATACAGATTCTAGTCAACCACAGGCCATCATTGACTCCGAAGGCAATCTCATTATACAAATGCGCACAGCACCGGCTCCTCCCACCACCACAGCATCTGCCGCCGTTGCTGCCCATTCCACCCCCGCGCAACCCATTAAAGTTGACTTTGAACCCTAA
- the LOC129796785 gene encoding DNA-binding protein Ewg isoform X1: MDTSEEAIEMIEDAAITGASDDDDGSPSSPESAYDDGKDLMNIAMGDDVTAQLAAAGPVGVAAAAAIASAKKKKRPHSFETNPSIRKRQQNRLLRKLRQTIFEFATRVGQQAIVLVATPGKPNTSYKVFGAKPLEDVVKNLKSIVMEELETALAQQAPPPPQEDPSLFELPPLIIDGIPTPVEKMTQAQLRAFIPLMLKYSTGRGKPGWGRESTRPQWWPLELPWANVRMDARTEEEKQKISWTHALRKIVINCYKYHGREDLLPAFSEEDEKANILATSNATTTTASNVGVLKFHNGGTVTSASNQQTTKIQIQSPTQTIANAQVCLDPLALTDVDYTQNMLQTITNADGSLSIIHVDPSNSIITLPDGTTAQVQGVALTTQGEGTTVHTVQGIEGNGQTENMTVDLTEAGLGQENQLIITGEDGQGYPVSVSGMITVPVSSMYQMVANIQHLHQNGDGTVCLTPIQVPQSQLHTSLRHLSGNKVIHATINAAAMAKGLTGQTSSLIYQIKQEATAPTETPSNNNNNNNNHLQGSGGGGVGGGGIPNGATVSVFEPKEEPEESRCNSSAIGHTDSSQPQAIIDSEGNLIIQMRTAPAPPTTTASAAVAAHSTPAQPIKVDFEP; the protein is encoded by the exons ATGGATACGTCCGAGGAGGCGATCGAGATGATTGAGGATGCCGCCATCACGGGCGCCTCGGATGATGACGATGGGAGCCCCAGTAGTCCCGAGAGCGCCTATGATGACGGCAAGGATCTCATGAATATCGCCATGGGGGACGATGTGACGGCGCAATTGGCAGCAGCTGGTCCCGTGGGGGTGGCAGCAGCTGCTGCCATTGCgtctgcaaagaaaaagaagcgcCCCCATTCATTTGAGACGAATCCCTCAATCCGCAAACGACAGCAGAATCGTCTTCTGCGCAAACTGAGG caaACGATCTTTGAATTTGCCACGAGAGTTGGTCAGCAGGCTATTGTCTTAGTGGCAACGCCCGGAAAACCAAATACCAGCTACAAA GTTTTCGGCGCTAAACCACTGGAGGATGTGGTTAAGAACCTCAAAAGTATTGTCATGGAGGAACTGGAGACAGCCCTGGCACAGCaagcaccaccaccaccgcaGGAAGATCCATCGCTCTTTGAGCTTCCACCGCTTATAATTGATGGCATCCCAACGCCAGTGGAGAAGATGACGCAGGCTCAGCTACGAGCCTTCATTCCTCTCATGCTCAAGTACTCAACGGGTCGTGGAAAGCCAGGCTGGGGGCGAGAATCCACACGGCCACAGTGGTGGCCGTTGGAGCTGCCCTGGGCCAATGTTCGTATGGATGCACGCACAGAGGAGGAGAAGCAGAAGATCAGCTGGACTCATGCATTGCGCAAGATTGTCATTAATTGCTACAAATATCACGGCAGAGAGGACCTCTTGCCGGCATTCTCCGAAGAAGACGAAAAGGCCAACATTCTGGCTACGTCCAATGCCACAACGACTACAGCATCCAAC GTGGGGGTGTTGAAATTTCACAATGGGGGCACTGTGACGTCGGCAAGCAATCAGCAAACCACAAAGATTCAGATTCAGTCGCCGACACAGACAATAGCAAACGCACAGGTTTGCCTAGACCCGTTGGCACTAACAGATGTGGAT TACACACAAAATATGCTACAGACCATCACAAATGCCGATGGATCATTGTCAATAATCCACGTGGATCCCAGTAATTCAATAATAACACTTCCAGATGGAACAACAGCACAAGTCCAAGGAGTTGCG TTGACGACCCAAGGTGAAGGAACCACCGTGCACACAGTTCAGGGTATTGAGGGTAATGGACAGACGGAGAATATGACGGTTGACCTGACAGAAGCTGGCTTGGGTCAGGAGAATCAGCTAATCATCACAGGGGAAGATGGTCAAGGGTATCCGGTGTCTGTGAGTGGCATGATTACAGTTCCTGTGTCCTCCATGTACCAGATGGTGGCAAATATACAGCACCTGCATCAGAATGGCGACGGCACTGTGTGCCTCACCCCAATTCAGGTACCCCAGTCTCAATTACATACTAGTCTACGGCATCTTAGTGGCAATAAGGTCATCCATGCGACCATCAATGCTGCTGCCATGGCAAAGGGTCTCACGGGGCAGACGTCGAGTCtcatttatcaaattaaacaaGAGGCCACGGCACCCACAGAGACCCCGAGCAAtaataacaacaacaacaataaTCACCTCCAGGGCAGTGGCGGCGGCGGCGTCGGTGGTGGTGGTATCCCCAATGGGGCGACGGTATCAGTGTTTGAGCCAAAGGAAGAGCCGGAGGAGAGTAGGTGCAATAGTAGTGCCATAGGGCATACAGATTCTAGTCAACCACAGGCCATCATTGACTCCGAAGGCAATCTCATTATACAAATGCGCACAGCACCGGCTCCTCCCACCACCACAGCATCTGCCGCCGTTGCTGCCCATTCCACCCCCGCGCAACCCATTAAAGTTGACTTTGAACCCTAA
- the LOC129796785 gene encoding DNA-binding protein Ewg isoform X2: protein MDTSEEAIEMIEDAAITGASDDDDGSPSSPESAYDDGKDLMNIAMGDDVTAQLAAAGPVGVAAAAAIASAKKKKRPHSFETNPSIRKRQQNRLLRKLRQTIFEFATRVGQQAIVLVATPGKPNTSYKVFGAKPLEDVVKNLKSIVMEELETALAQQAPPPPQEDPSLFELPPLIIDGIPTPVEKMTQAQLRAFIPLMLKYSTGRGKPGWGRESTRPQWWPLELPWANVRMDARTEEEKQKISWTHALRKIVINCYKYHGREDLLPAFSEEDEKANILATSNATTTTASNVGVLKFHNGGTVTSASNQQTTKIQIQSPTQTIANAQYTQNMLQTITNADGSLSIIHVDPSNSIITLPDGTTAQVQGVALTTQGEGTTVHTVQGIEGNGQTENMTVDLTEAGLGQENQLIITGEDGQGYPVSVSGMITVPVSSMYQMVANIQHLHQNGDGTVCLTPIQVPQSQLHTSLRHLSGNKVIHATINAAAMAKGLTGQTSSLIYQIKQEATAPTETPSNNNNNNNNHLQGSGGGGVGGGGIPNGATVSVFEPKEEPEESRCNSSAIGHTDSSQPQAIIDSEGNLIIQMRTAPAPPTTTASAAVAAHSTPAQPIKVDFEP, encoded by the exons ATGGATACGTCCGAGGAGGCGATCGAGATGATTGAGGATGCCGCCATCACGGGCGCCTCGGATGATGACGATGGGAGCCCCAGTAGTCCCGAGAGCGCCTATGATGACGGCAAGGATCTCATGAATATCGCCATGGGGGACGATGTGACGGCGCAATTGGCAGCAGCTGGTCCCGTGGGGGTGGCAGCAGCTGCTGCCATTGCgtctgcaaagaaaaagaagcgcCCCCATTCATTTGAGACGAATCCCTCAATCCGCAAACGACAGCAGAATCGTCTTCTGCGCAAACTGAGG caaACGATCTTTGAATTTGCCACGAGAGTTGGTCAGCAGGCTATTGTCTTAGTGGCAACGCCCGGAAAACCAAATACCAGCTACAAA GTTTTCGGCGCTAAACCACTGGAGGATGTGGTTAAGAACCTCAAAAGTATTGTCATGGAGGAACTGGAGACAGCCCTGGCACAGCaagcaccaccaccaccgcaGGAAGATCCATCGCTCTTTGAGCTTCCACCGCTTATAATTGATGGCATCCCAACGCCAGTGGAGAAGATGACGCAGGCTCAGCTACGAGCCTTCATTCCTCTCATGCTCAAGTACTCAACGGGTCGTGGAAAGCCAGGCTGGGGGCGAGAATCCACACGGCCACAGTGGTGGCCGTTGGAGCTGCCCTGGGCCAATGTTCGTATGGATGCACGCACAGAGGAGGAGAAGCAGAAGATCAGCTGGACTCATGCATTGCGCAAGATTGTCATTAATTGCTACAAATATCACGGCAGAGAGGACCTCTTGCCGGCATTCTCCGAAGAAGACGAAAAGGCCAACATTCTGGCTACGTCCAATGCCACAACGACTACAGCATCCAAC GTGGGGGTGTTGAAATTTCACAATGGGGGCACTGTGACGTCGGCAAGCAATCAGCAAACCACAAAGATTCAGATTCAGTCGCCGACACAGACAATAGCAAACGCACAG TACACACAAAATATGCTACAGACCATCACAAATGCCGATGGATCATTGTCAATAATCCACGTGGATCCCAGTAATTCAATAATAACACTTCCAGATGGAACAACAGCACAAGTCCAAGGAGTTGCG TTGACGACCCAAGGTGAAGGAACCACCGTGCACACAGTTCAGGGTATTGAGGGTAATGGACAGACGGAGAATATGACGGTTGACCTGACAGAAGCTGGCTTGGGTCAGGAGAATCAGCTAATCATCACAGGGGAAGATGGTCAAGGGTATCCGGTGTCTGTGAGTGGCATGATTACAGTTCCTGTGTCCTCCATGTACCAGATGGTGGCAAATATACAGCACCTGCATCAGAATGGCGACGGCACTGTGTGCCTCACCCCAATTCAGGTACCCCAGTCTCAATTACATACTAGTCTACGGCATCTTAGTGGCAATAAGGTCATCCATGCGACCATCAATGCTGCTGCCATGGCAAAGGGTCTCACGGGGCAGACGTCGAGTCtcatttatcaaattaaacaaGAGGCCACGGCACCCACAGAGACCCCGAGCAAtaataacaacaacaacaataaTCACCTCCAGGGCAGTGGCGGCGGCGGCGTCGGTGGTGGTGGTATCCCCAATGGGGCGACGGTATCAGTGTTTGAGCCAAAGGAAGAGCCGGAGGAGAGTAGGTGCAATAGTAGTGCCATAGGGCATACAGATTCTAGTCAACCACAGGCCATCATTGACTCCGAAGGCAATCTCATTATACAAATGCGCACAGCACCGGCTCCTCCCACCACCACAGCATCTGCCGCCGTTGCTGCCCATTCCACCCCCGCGCAACCCATTAAAGTTGACTTTGAACCCTAA